From Xanthomonas citri pv. mangiferaeindicae:
AACTGCAACAGGCAGCGATCGAGCGTGCGCCCGGGTGCAAAACGCGGATCGTCGCCGTCATCCATCGCCACTGCGAGCCCGCCGCCGCTCAGGTCCAGCACCCGCAGGCCGTCGTCCGATGACGCCGCCGGGGTGTCGCCATGCCCCGGGTGCAGCGTCACGCCGGCATCGAGCGGTGGCACGACACGATAAAGATCGCGTCGCTGCAGGCGCAGCAGCGCCTCGGGCCAGGATGCGACGAACGCCTGGCGCCCCTCGTGCAGCATCGGCAATGGCGTCGAGAGTCGGAAACGGATCTGCACCGCGTCGAGCCGGGTATCGCAGACGAGTTGGGTGCAGGTCGCAATCCTGCGATTGAGGGCGTCCTGGCGGCTGGCGTCGAGCACCAGCGTGCCGTCGTCGCCGACCGCGAGCAGTGCGGTCGGGCAGGACAGGTCGCCTGGCATCAGGCTGCCGCTGATCAATGCCTTGGTCTCGACCAGGCTGCGCAGCACCCGGCCCATGTCGGCACTGTCGCGCAGCATGTAGCGCGACAGCGCTTCGTCGTCCAGCGGATGGAGCGGGTCTGCAGGCGCCATCGTCCTTGCCGTCATGCGTGGGGTGGGCCTGGACGATCAGGGCAGCGCGTGGCCTGGGGCCGGCGGGCGGGCCGCGTCCACCACTGCCTGCAGCAACGCGGTGGCGGTATCGACACGGAACACCGCGATCGCATCGGCAAGCCCGGCGGCCTGTTCCTCCATCGCCCGCGCAGCAGCCGAGGCTTCTTCGACCAAGGCCGCGTTCTGCTGGGTGGTCTCGTCCATCTGCACGATGGTCTGGTTGACCTGTTCGATACCCGCCGCCTGCTCCTGCGAGGCGGCGGAGATCTCGGCCATGATGTCGGTCACGCGCTGCACCGAGGCGACCATCTCGGCCATCGTGGTGCCGGCCTGTCCTGCGAGCGCGGCGCCGCTGGCGACCTTGCTGGTGGAGTCCTCGATCAGGCCCTTGATCTCCTTGGCAGCGTTGGCGCTGCGCTGGGCAAGCGTACGGACCTCGGAGGCCACGACCGCAAAGCCGCGGCCCTGTTCGCCGGCCCGCGCGGCCTCGACCGCGGCGTTGAGCGCGAGGATGTTGGTCTGGAACGCGATGCCGTCGATGACCGAGATGATGTCGGCGATCTTGCGCGAGGAGGCCTCGATGTCGGCCATCGTGGAAACGACCTGACCGACGACCTCACCGCCCTGGGAGGCGACGGTGGCCGCGCCCTGGGCGAGCTGATTGGCCTGGCGGGCGTGGTCGGCATTCTGGCGGACGGTGGAGGTCAGTTCCTCCATCGAGGCCGCGGTTTCTTCCAGATTGGCGGCCTGCTGCTCGGTGCGGCGCGAGAGGTCGTCGTTGCCCGAGGCGATCTCGGTGGAGGCGGTGCCAATCGCAGCCGACGCGCCCTGGATGCGGGCGACGATGGCGGTGAGCTGGGCGACGGTGGCATTGGCGTCGTCGCGCATGCGGGCGAACACGCCGTGGAAGTCGCCGTCCATACGCGCGGTCAGGTCGCCGGCGGCGATCGATTGCAGCAGCCGCGAGAGCTCGCTCAGGCTGCGATCGCTGGCCGCCATCATCGCGTTGAGGCTCTGGATCATGCGGCCGAAGTCGTCGCGGAACCGGCGCTCGTCGCCGCGGACCGAGAAGTCGCCGGCGGCGGCCGCTGCGGCCAGCCGGTTGATCTCGCCGTTGATCGCCATGAGGCTGGCCTTGGCGGCGTCCATCGCCTCGTGCAGCACCGCGCGGCTGGCGGGCAGGCGGCGCGCGTCGCGCGACAGGTCGCCGTTGGCGTACTCGTTGAGGATCTCGATTGCCTCGACGAATGCGTCCAGGTGCTCGAACATCATGGTGTTGATGCCCGACGCCAGTTCGCCGTAGACGCCCGGGAAGTCGACCGGCATCCGGTGACGCATGTCGTCGCCCGCATGCTGGCGGATCATCTCGCGCGTCTGTTCGGAGAACCGCTCGAGCATGTGCACCATCTCGTCGGTCGAGCGCAGCATCTGGCCGATCTCGTCGCGGCCTTGGTGGCCGGTGCGGATGCTCAGGTCGCCGTGGGCCACGCCGCGGATCGCGCTCACCGCCCGCCCCAGCGGCTCGAGCACCGAGCGGCCGATCAGCCAGCCGATCCCGGCGTTGAGCAGCACCAGCAGGCCGCCGACGACGGTCATGATCGCGGTGAATGTCAGCGCCTGGGACTGGGTATCGTCGAGATAGACGCCGGTGGTCACGACCCAGCCCCACGGCGCATACAACGCCGAGTAGGAGGTCTTGTGCACCGGTTCGTCCTCGCCCGGCTTGGCCCAGACGTAGTCGACGTTGCCGCCGCCGGCGCGCGCGACTTCGACAAAGCGGCTGTAGATGGCCGTGCCATCGGTATCGGTGATCCCGGACACGTCCTTGCCGATCAGGTCCGCGCGCAGCGGGTGCATCAGCATGGTTGGGTGTTCGTCGGTGACGAAGAAGTAGTCGACGTCGTTGTCCGAGCGCATCGCCGCGAGCGTGCGCAGGGCGCGGTCCTTGGCCTGCTCAAGGGTCAGCTCGCCATGTTCGGCGCGGCTGGCGTACTCCTCGACAACACCCAGCGCCAGTTTGACCTGCGATGCGACACCGTCCTTGCGGGACTGGTTGAGGTCCACGAACTGGACCCGGGCCGCGACGACGGCCAGCAGGATGATACCGGTCGCGACGAGCGCGGTCTGGAGCAGGAACTTGCGCTGCATCGAAAGATCGGACAGCGCACGGAGCACGGCGGCGACGGGATTCATGAGGGTGGCAGGAGTGGGCCTGCCACCGGTATCGGCCGCGCTGCGTCGAGATTGAGGCGTGTGTGCCGACAGGCGCGTGCCCGGCCGCCCCGACCCCAGTGCGACGGGGTGGGCCGGCCGGGCCTGGCGATCAGAACTCTGCCCAGTCGGTCTCCAGCACCGCCGCTGGCGCCTTGCGGGTGGGCACAGGGGCAGGGCGCTTGGCGGGCGCGGCAGGCGGCGCTGGGCGGGGGGCGGCCGGAGCGCTCGGCGCCGCCGCGGCGGCAGGTCGGCGGGTGGCTGCGCCGACGTGCGCGGCCTCGATATGGAACACCGCGATCGCATCGGCCAGGCCCGCGGCCTGTTCCTCCATCGCCCGCGCAGCGGCCGAGGCTTCTTCGACGAGGGCCGCGTTCTGCTGGGTGGTCTCGTCCATCTGCACGATGGTCTGGTTGACCTGTTCGATACCCGCCGCTTGCTCCTGCGAGGCGGCAGAGATCTCGGCCATGATGTCGGTCACGCGCTGCACCGAGGCGACCATCTCGGCCATCGTGGTGCCGGCCTGTCCTGCGAGCGCGGCGCCGCTGGCGACCTTGCTGGTGGAGTCCTCGATCAGACCCTTGATCTCCTTGGCGGCGTTGGCGCTGCGCTGGGCAAGCGTACGGACCTCGGAGGCCACGACCGCAAAGCCACGGCCCTGTTCGCCGGCCCGCGCGGCCTCGACCGCGGCGTTGAGCGCGAGGATGTTGGTCTGGAACGCGATGCCGTCGATGACCGAGATGATGTCGGCGATCTTGCGCGATGAGGCCTCGATGTCGGCCATCGTGGAAACGACCTGACCGACGACCTCGCCGCCCTGGGAGGCGACGGTGGCCGCGCCCTGGGCGAGCTGATTGGCCTGGCGGGCGTGGTCGGCATTCTGGCGGACGGTGGAGGTCAGTTCCTCCATCGAGGCCGCGGTTTCTTCCAGATTGGCCGCCTGCTGCTCGGTGCGGCGCGAGAGGTCGTCGTTGCCCGAGGCGATCTCGGTGGAGGCGGTGCCGATCGCAGCCGACGCGCCCTGGATGCGGGCGACGATGCTGGTGAGCTGGGCGACGGTGGCATTGGCGTCGTCGCGCATGCGGGCGAACACGCCGTGGAAGTCGCCGTCCATACGCGCGGTGAGGTCACCGGCCGCGATCGACTGCAGCAGCCGCGAGAGCTGGTCGAGGTTGCCGTCGGCGGCATCCATCAGCCGGTTGAGGTCCTCGATCATGCCGCGGAAATCGTGCTGGAACCGAGCCGCATCGCCGCGGACGCTGAAGTCGCCGCGTGCGGCCGCGCCGGCCAGCGCCTTGACCTCGGCATTGATCGCGCCGAGGTTGGCCTTCACCGTGGCCATGGTTTCGGTCAGCACCGCCTTCTCGCCCGGGTACTGCTCCAGGTCCGGCGTCAGGTCGCCGATCGCGTACTGACGCATGACCTCGATCAGGTGCATCTTCACGTCGACGTGCGAGCCGACCAGCGCATTGGTCTCGCGCACCATCAGGCCGTAGTCGCCGGGGAACGCGCCCTCGTCCATGCGATAGCTGATCGCGCCGTCCTCATGCGCACGTGCCATGCCGCGCTGGGCATCGATCACGGCGCGCAGCTGACCCTGCATGCGCTGCATGGCGCCGAGCAATTGCCCGACCTCATCGTTGCGGTCGACGACGATCTGGGTATCCAGGCGACCGTCCGACACGTCGTTGGCGACCTTGACCGCACTGCCGACCGAGCGCGACAGCGTCCGCGAGATCGCGATCGCCATCGCCGCGGCCAGCAGCACGATGATCACGATGCCAGCGATCATCGCCAACAGACTGCTGCGGTAGACCGCGTTTGCCTGGGCGATGTCGCTGCTCAAGCGCTGGTCGTTGAACTGGGCCAGGGCGGCCATCGACTCGAACAGGTCGCGGCGCAGCGGACGCGACTTCGCGTCGGATACCGTCTGCGCGGTCTCGCCGTCGCCAACGGCCAGCGCCTGCTCGATCTCACGCCGCGCGGCGAAGTACGCCGCCAGGCGTGCCGTCATCGCGTCGTACAGGCCGCGCTCGTCGTCGACCACCGGCAGCGCTTCGTACAGGGCGCGCTGCTCGGCGATGATCTTCTCGATCTCAGCCAGGCGCTGATCGTAATCGCGCACCGCATCGGGCTCGTCCAGGCGGCTGAGCTGCGCCAGCTCGTACATCCGGTACTCGCCCAGCTGCGAACGGATCTCGCCCAGGTGCTGCACCGCCGGCATGTCATCGAGGCTGACCTTCTGCAGTTCGGCATTGATGCTGCCCAGCCGGTTCAGAGCGAATGCGCCCAGCCCCGCGGCCAACAGCACGATCAGAGTGAAGGCGACCGCCAGCTTTCGGGCGATCGACAGGTTGTTCAACCATCTCATGGGAGGTCTCCGGATACGACAAAGGACGCGGGCAGGTGTTGGTCAACACCTGGAGCGCGTCCTTCGCCTGACGACTAGCGGCCGGAAACGGAACGACTTGAACGTTGAAATCGATATTTCTTCAAGTGCTACCGCTGTGATTCACGTCGCGGAAATGAATGTGCACATGAGGTGAAATCCGGTGACCGCAGGCGATGTGGTGCGGCGGGCGCGAATAGCGACGCGATCGCACATCGTTGGCGTCACGCCGCTTGCGGCAGACGCAGTGACCGGGCCAGACCGCCGACATCGACGATCAGTGCCACCCGACCATCGCCCAGGATCGTCGCGCCGGAGATGCCGTCGACGCGGCGATAGTTGTTCTCCAGGTTCTTGACCACGACCTGCTGTTGACCGATCAGTTCGTCGACCTCGAGCGCCAGCTTCTGGCCGTCGCCCTCGACCACGACGACCAGCGGATCGACGCCTTGCGGCTGGCCGTAGCGGTAGTGATCGTTGAGCGAGACCAGCGGCAGATACTCGCCGCGCACGCGCAACACGCGGCCCTCGCCGGCAAGGCTGCGGATGTCCTCGGCCTGGGCTGCAGGGCTTCGATCACATAGGTCAACGGCAGGATCAGGGTCTCCTCGCCGACCGCCACGCTCATGCCGTCGAGGATGGCGAGGGTCAGCGGCAGGCGGATCACCACGCGGGTGCCGTGACCGGTGCGGCTTTCGAGCTGCACCTCGCCACCGAGCGCCTGGATGTTGCGTCGGACCACGTCCATGCCGACGCCGCGTCCCGACAGGTCGGTGACTGCGTCGGCGGTCGAGAAGCCGGCCTGGAAGATCAGGTCCCAGATCTGCGCGTCGGTCGGCGACTCGGGCACGGCCAGGCCGCGTTCGGCAGCCTTGGCCAGGATCCGTTCGCGGTCCAGACCGCGGCCGTCGTCGGCGACTTCGATGACGATGTGGCCGCCCTGATGCGAGGCGGCGAGCGTGATCGTGCCAGCCTCGTCCTTGCCGGCGGCGCGGCGCGCGTCGGGCAGCTCCAGACCGTGATCGATCGCGTTGCGGACCAGGTGCACCAGCGGATCGGCGATCTTCTCGATCAGCCCCTTGTCGAGCTCGGTGCCTTCGCCGAGCGTGCGCAGGCGCACCTGCTTGCCCAGCCGTGTGGACAGGTCGCGCACCAGGCGGGGGAAGCGCCGGAACACCGCATCGACCGGCAGCATGCGCACGCCGATGACCGCTTCCTGCAGGTCGCGGGTGTTGCGTTCGAGCAGGTCCAGCCCGGCGAACAGGCGTTCGCTCAGTGCAGGGTCGAGGGCGGCGGACACCTGCTTGAGCATCGCCTGGGTGATCACCAGTTCGCCGACCAGATTGATCAGGCCATCGATCTTGTCGGTGCTGACCCGGATCGAGCTTTCGGCCTCGTGGCCGTTCGCCGCAGGGGCGGCGGTGCCGGTCGCAGCTGCGCTCGTGGCGGGGGCGAGTGTCGGGTCCGCGCTGGGCGCGGATGCCGGCGCAGGCGCTGGCGCGGCGCCTGCCGTCGGGCGGATGTCGAGCGTGCAATCGTCCTCGACCCACGCGAACACGTCGTCGATCGCGCTGCGCGGCACCGCGCCGATCAGGCCCAGGTCCCAGGCCAGATACGCTTCGAGCGGATCGAGCTGGCCGAAGCCGGGCAGGCGGTCCATCCGGCAGGCGACAGCGAGCGGCGCCAACTGGTCGAGCTCGCGGATGATGCGCAGCGGATCGTTGCCGCTCATGAACATCGACGGCGCCGGCGTGAATCCGATCTGCCAGCCGGTCGGCTCTGCGGTAGGGGCGACCGCAGATGTGGCCGGTGCCGCGGCGGCGACCGGTGCCGGTGCGGCGGTGCCGGCGAGCACGGCCTCGAGCCGGGCCTGCACGGCGACCGCGGCGGCCGGGTCGGCGGGCTGGCCGGTTTCGGCTTCGGCCAGCAGTGCGCGCAGGACGTCGACCGAGGCCAGCATTGCATCGGTTGCGGCGGCATCGACGCTGCGCTTGCCGGCGCGCAGTTCGTCGAGCAGCGTCTCGAGCACATGGGTCAGCGCGGCGACTGCGTCGAATCCGAATGTCGCGGCGCCGCCCTTGATCGAGTGTGCGGCGCGGAAGATCGAGTTCACCAGCTCCGGGTCCTGGTCGCCCTGCTCGAGCTGCAGCAGGCCGGCTTCCATCGCTTCCAGGCCTTCCCGGCTTTCCTCGAAGAAAGTGGCGTGGAAGCGCTGCATGTCCATGTTCATGGGGTGACCTGGATTCGGAGGCGGAAGGCGGGTGTTTAGCCCAGGACTTTCTGGACGGTGGCGACGAGTTGGTCGGGGTTGAACGGCTTGACCAGCCAGCCGGTCGCGCCCGCGGCCTTGCCTTCGGCCTTCTTGTCGGAAGCCGACTCGGTCGTGAGCATCAGCATCGGGACGAATTTGTAATCGGGCAGGCCGCGCAGGGCGCGGATCAGGGCGATGCCGTCCATGTTGGGCATGTTGACGTCGGTCACCACGGCGTTGAACCGCTGGCCCTGGGCGCGCCCCAGGGCGACCTGGCCGTCTTCGGCTTCTTCGACCGAGAAGCCGGCCGAGGTCAGGGCGAAGGAGACCATCTGGCGCATCGAGGCCGAGTCGTCCACTACCAGAATGCGTGCGCTCATGCGGCGTTCTCCACTGTGCTTGCGTTCGAATGGGTGCGAGGGGGGCTGGGCAGTCCCAGCGCGTGGCCGATCCCCAACAGGCGGATGGCGTCGAGCAGGGCGGCGCTGCTGTCGTGCAGTGCGGTGGTCCGGCCTGAGGCGCTGCGGCTGGCGAAGAATGCGCACAGCACCTGGAGGCCGGCGGTGTGCACGCGTCGCACTTGGGCGCCGTCCAGCAGCACGTCCTGGTCGTGGGCCAGGTGGGGCTCGAGCCGTGCCTTGAGTGCGGCGCTGGTCTCGATGCCGAGATCCTCGCCCAGGTCCACGGTGGTCATCGCGTCTCCGCAAAGTCGGGGGTACGACGGGTTAGCGGCAGGGATGCGGCGAGCTTTAGGGCGGGCTTTTTGCGTGCGGCGATGAGGGGTGACTTCGAATGGGCATCGGCCTGCCGGCCGGAAGCCGCTTCCCCCTCGGCAGGACATCCTGTCCTGACTCGGGCGCGCGCCATCCATGGCGCGCTTGGCGCGGCCACCGGCCGTCAGTCCGCTGCCTCGTGCGTTTGCATTCCGCCTTCGGGTCGGTGCAACGCCGCATGCTGGGGGCACGCTGCTAGAAGCGCGGTGACTTCGTTGGAGACCTGTCTCGCTGAGCGTATCCGTCGCCGAACGCGAGGCTCAACGAGCGGTATAGAGCGGCATTGGCAGCAGTCGCGAGGGGTCGAGCAGCAGCGTGACCGTGCCGACGAGGCGCACGATGCCGAACCGGGGTCAGGGTGCAATTTCGCAACGCGAGAACTGAACTCTGACCCTGGTCTTGCAAACAGGCGACTTCTCCTCGAACCGAAGTCGGGCTGCCAATGTTCGCGGCAGCGGACTGACGGTCGGTGGCCGCGTCGAGCGCGCCAGGGATGGCGCGCGCCCGAGTCAAGGCAGGATGCCTTGCCGAGGGAAGAGCGGCTTCCGGCCGGCAGGCCGCTTTCCATCCGAAGTGAGCAAGCGCGTCTGGATGGACGCGTGAGGCTCAGCGGGCGGTGTAGAGCGGCATCGACAGCAGTCGGGAGGCGTCGAGGAGCAGCATGACCGCGCCGCCGAGGCGTGCGATGCCGCGGATGCGGTGGTCGCCGACCGGGGCGAGGCGGGAGGTGTGGGCGCCTTCGATCTGGGCGTCGGAGACCACGGCCACGTCCTCGACCGTGGACACGCGCAGGCCGAGGGTATCGCCGTGTTCCTCGAGCACGACGATCCGCGTCGCTGGCGTGTCCTCGACCGCGGTGTCGCCCAACTGCAGCCCCAGATCGATCACCGGCACGACCTGGCCGCGCAGGTTCATCAGGCCGGCCAGGCACGGTGAGGCGCCGCGCACCGGCAGCAGCGGGGCGGGCAGCACGACCTCGCGGATCTTCAGCAGCTCCAGGCCGTAGATCTGACTGCCGCAGCGTAGCCGCAGCCAGCGCGCCTGACGCTCGCCGCTGCGGCGCGGCGGGATGTCGGCGCGGGCCGCGGCGCTTGCGACCCGCGGTGCGGCTGGCGCAGGTGCAGGCGGCCGTGGCCGCGTCGCGGGCGGCGCTGGTGGGGCGGCGCGGTCTGTGCCGGTGCCCGCGTCGGGCCCGGTGGGGCGGTCACGGGCGTTGCGGCGACCGCGGGAGGCGGCGCGGGTGCGGCGGTTGCCGGCGCCGGCGCGGCCGACAGCAGCACGCCGAGGTAGTCGTCGACGACCTCGGCGGCGTTCATGCGGCGTGCTCCAGCGCCTGGTCTTCGGCCAGCAGCCAATCGAGCGCGCGGCCGTAGGCCGAGAAGGCGCGCCCCGGCGGATGGCCGTTGACCACCTGCTGGGCGAGCGCATCGGCGTTGCTGAGCTGGGTGTCGACCGGGACCGCCTCGTCCCAGATCTTGCCCGCGTACTCGTCCTGCAGCTGCGCCAGGGTTTCGCGCCCGATCCGAGTGCGGCGGTCATACATGGTCGGGACCACCGAGACCGGCAGCGGCCGTTGCCGGGAGCGTTCGACCATTTCGGCCGTGCGCACCATGCCGGCCAGGCCGTAGAGCGCCAGCGGTTCGCACTGCGTGGGCACGATCACCCGGTCGGCGGCCGCCAGGGCGTTGACCATCAACAGGCCGAGCGTGGGCGGGCAGTCGAGCAGGATCGCATCGTGGCCGCCGGTGTGCCGGGTGATCGCCTGCGACAGCGCCAGGCCGAGGCCCGGCTGGGTCGCGCTGCGGCGCTCGAGTGTCGCCAACGCAGTCTGCGCGCAGACGTAGTCCAGGCCTTCGGTCGGCGAGGCGCGCATCAGCGCGGCCAGGCTCGAGGGCGGGGTGGCGAACAGGTCGGCCACGCCCGCAGGCGGTGGGTCGGTCGGGATGCCGAACGCACGGGTAAGCGAGGCATGCGGGTCGAGATCGACCAGCAGCACGCGCAGCCCGCGCGCGACCATCGCACGGCCAAGGGCCAGCGTGGTCGTGGTCTTGCCGACGCCGCCTTTCTGGTTGGCGATCGCCCAGACGCGCATCAGGTCTCTCCTCGGGGATGGGGGGGCAGGGAATCGGGGGCGTGATCAGTGGCGACTGCGGGATGGCCTCGATCGCGACCGGCTGCGAAGGCGCCGGCCCGCCGATCGGCTGGCCCTGGGTCGATTCGGGCTCGGCCAGCACCATCAGCACCACCCGCCGGTTGGCGTTGCGGCCGGCCTCGCTGGCGTTGTCGGCCTTGGGTCGCTGTTCGCCGTAGCCGACCATCACCAGCCGCTCGGGCGCCAGGCCCTCGCGTACGAACAGGTGCACCACGCTGGCCGCGCGTGCGGCCGACAGTTCCCAGTTCGACGGGAAGTGCGCGGTGCGGATCGGGCGGTCGTCGGTGTAGCCCTCGATCCGGATCGGATTGGGCAGCCCGCGCAGCACCGCGGCCAGCCGGCCGAGCAGGGATTGCGCGCCGAAGTCGAGCGTCGCCGAGCCGCTGGGGAACAGGATGTCGCTGTTGATCTCGACCTCCAGCCAGAGGTCGGCGCGGCGCACGGTGATCAGCCGCGCATGCACCATTTCCGACAGCGCGTCCTCGAGCTGCAGCGCGATGCGCGCCAGCTGCTGGCGCGAGGCGGCACGCGCCGCGCCGTCGGCGCCGTCGTCGATGCGGTCGCTGCGCATCTTCGATTCGAGCATCGGCTGCAGCGGCGAGTCGAGCACGGGCGACGAACTTCCCGGACCGCGCCGCGCGCCGCCGGGAATCGGCACCGGCGCCTTGAGGCTGGCATCGCGGTAGACATTGTCGCCGACCTGGATCGGGTCGATCGTCCGCGGCGTGCCGCTGAAGGCATTCGCCAGCGAACTGGCCATCACCCGGTACTTGCCCTCGTTGAGCGAGGACACCGCGTACATGACGACGAAGAACGCCAACAGCAGCGTCATCAGGTCGGCGTAGGGAATCGCCCAGGCCTCGTGGTTGGCGTGTTCTTCGTGGTGGACGCGTCGTGCCATCGTCGCCGGCTCAGTGCAGGAAACCGGCCAGACGGGCCTCGATGTTGCGCGGATTCTCGCCTTGGGCGATCGCGATCAGGCCCTCGATCGCCAGTTCGCGCTCGCCGCTGCGGCGGCCGATCACGCTCTTGAGCTTGGAGGCGACGGGCAGGAAGAACAGATTGGCCGAGGCGATACCGTAGATCGTGGCGGTGAACGCCGCGGCGATGCCGTGGCCGAGCTTGGACGGATCGGCCAGGTTCTTCATCACTGCAATCAGTCCGAGCACCGCGCCGACGATGCCGAGCGTGGGTGCGTAGATGCCCATGCTCTCGAACACTTTCGCCGCGGCCAGGTCCTGCTGTTCCTCGCCGTGCAGTTCGATCTCGAGCATGTGCCGGATGGCCTCCGGTTCGACACCATCGACCAGCATCTGCAGGCCTTTGCGCAGGAACGGGTCGCTCTGCGACTCGACATAGGCTTCCAGGCCCAGCAGGCCCTGCTTGCGCGAGACGTTGCTCCACTCCAGCAGTTGCGCGATCAGTGCGCCGCGGTCGGCGGTCGGCGGTCGGATCGTCCAGCGCAGGATGCGCATCGCGCGCTTGAACACGCTCGGCGGCGTGTGCAGGAGGATCGAGGCGAGCGTACCGACAATCACGATCACGAAGGCAGCCGGCGACCACAGCGCGCCGAGCCCGGCACCCTTGAGGATGCTGCCACCCACCAGGGCGGCGAGGGCGAGCACGAGTCCGACGACGCTGAAAAGGTCCATGATCGCGATATCGGCGTCGGGCGCGGCGACTTGAGCCGCGCCCGGGGGCTCAGGGGCCGCGCAGCGCGTCCACGTCGAGGATCAGTGCAAGCCGTCCATCGCCGATCAAGGTCGCGCCGGCATAGCCGGGCAGGCCGCGCAACGCGCGCGGCAGTGGCTTGATGACCACCTCTTCGCGCCCGCGTACTTCGTCGACCACCAGGCCGAAGCGGCTGTCGCCCCGCTGCAGCACCACGATGGTCAGCAACGCGGTATCGAGCGCGGGCCGGTCGAGCCAGTGCCGCAGGTCGAGCAGCGAGAGCGTATGCGAGCGGCGGTCGAGCGCGGCGCGGCCATCGAACCAGTTGACCGTGCGTGCCGGTGCATGCAGCACTTCCTGCACCCGCGCCAGCGGCAAGGCGTAGGCATCGCCCGCGGCATGGACCAGCAGGGTCGGCAGGATCGCCAGCGTCAGCGGCACGCGCAGCGTGAAGCGGCTGCCGCGACCGAGTTCGGATTGCACCTGGATCTGCCCGCCGAGCTCGCGGATCCGCGACTGCACCACGTCCATGCCGACGCCGC
This genomic window contains:
- a CDS encoding Fis family transcriptional regulator; translation: MSARILVVDDSASMRQMVSFALTSAGFSVEEAEDGQVALGRAQGQRFNAVVTDVNMPNMDGIALIRALRGLPDYKFVPMLMLTTESASDKKAEGKAAGATGWLVKPFNPDQLVATVQKVLG
- a CDS encoding chromosome partitioning protein ParA translates to MRVWAIANQKGGVGKTTTTLALGRAMVARGLRVLLVDLDPHASLTRAFGIPTDPPPAGVADLFATPPSSLAALMRASPTEGLDYVCAQTALATLERRSATQPGLGLALSQAITRHTGGHDAILLDCPPTLGLLMVNALAAADRVIVPTQCEPLALYGLAGMVRTAEMVERSRQRPLPVSVVPTMYDRRTRIGRETLAQLQDEYAGKIWDEAVPVDTQLSNADALAQQVVNGHPPGRAFSAYGRALDWLLAEDQALEHAA
- a CDS encoding chemotaxis protein, with amino-acid sequence MRWLNNLSIARKLAVAFTLIVLLAAGLGAFALNRLGSINAELQKVSLDDMPAVQHLGEIRSQLGEYRMYELAQLSRLDEPDAVRDYDQRLAEIEKIIAEQRALYEALPVVDDERGLYDAMTARLAAYFAARREIEQALAVGDGETAQTVSDAKSRPLRRDLFESMAALAQFNDQRLSSDIAQANAVYRSSLLAMIAGIVIIVLLAAAMAIAISRTLSRSVGSAVKVANDVSDGRLDTQIVVDRNDEVGQLLGAMQRMQGQLRAVIDAQRGMARAHEDGAISYRMDEGAFPGDYGLMVRETNALVGSHVDVKMHLIEVMRQYAIGDLTPDLEQYPGEKAVLTETMATVKANLGAINAEVKALAGAAARGDFSVRGDAARFQHDFRGMIEDLNRLMDAADGNLDQLSRLLQSIAAGDLTARMDGDFHGVFARMRDDANATVAQLTSIVARIQGASAAIGTASTEIASGNDDLSRRTEQQAANLEETAASMEELTSTVRQNADHARQANQLAQGAATVASQGGEVVGQVVSTMADIEASSRKIADIISVIDGIAFQTNILALNAAVEAARAGEQGRGFAVVASEVRTLAQRSANAAKEIKGLIEDSTSKVASGAALAGQAGTTMAEMVASVQRVTDIMAEISAASQEQAAGIEQVNQTIVQMDETTQQNAALVEEASAAARAMEEQAAGLADAIAVFHIEAAHVGAATRRPAAAAAPSAPAAPRPAPPAAPAKRPAPVPTRKAPAAVLETDWAEF
- a CDS encoding chemotaxis protein — encoded protein: MNPVAAVLRALSDLSMQRKFLLQTALVATGIILLAVVAARVQFVDLNQSRKDGVASQVKLALGVVEEYASRAEHGELTLEQAKDRALRTLAAMRSDNDVDYFFVTDEHPTMLMHPLRADLIGKDVSGITDTDGTAIYSRFVEVARAGGGNVDYVWAKPGEDEPVHKTSYSALYAPWGWVVTTGVYLDDTQSQALTFTAIMTVVGGLLVLLNAGIGWLIGRSVLEPLGRAVSAIRGVAHGDLSIRTGHQGRDEIGQMLRSTDEMVHMLERFSEQTREMIRQHAGDDMRHRMPVDFPGVYGELASGINTMMFEHLDAFVEAIEILNEYANGDLSRDARRLPASRAVLHEAMDAAKASLMAINGEINRLAAAAAAGDFSVRGDERRFRDDFGRMIQSLNAMMAASDRSLSELSRLLQSIAAGDLTARMDGDFHGVFARMRDDANATVAQLTAIVARIQGASAAIGTASTEIASGNDDLSRRTEQQAANLEETAASMEELTSTVRQNADHARQANQLAQGAATVASQGGEVVGQVVSTMADIEASSRKIADIISVIDGIAFQTNILALNAAVEAARAGEQGRGFAVVASEVRTLAQRSANAAKEIKGLIEDSTSKVASGAALAGQAGTTMAEMVASVQRVTDIMAEISAASQEQAAGIEQVNQTIVQMDETTQQNAALVEEASAAARAMEEQAAGLADAIAVFRVDTATALLQAVVDAARPPAPGHALP
- the motC gene encoding flagellar motor protein (homologous to MotA; this protein with a related protein (a MotB homolog) forms the ion channels that couple flagellar rotation to proton/sodium motive force across the membrane and forms the stator elements of the rotary flagellar machine; either MotAB or MotCD is sufficient for swimming, but both are necessary for swarming motility; these organisms have both MotA and MotC); translated protein: MDLFSVVGLVLALAALVGGSILKGAGLGALWSPAAFVIVIVGTLASILLHTPPSVFKRAMRILRWTIRPPTADRGALIAQLLEWSNVSRKQGLLGLEAYVESQSDPFLRKGLQMLVDGVEPEAIRHMLEIELHGEEQQDLAAAKVFESMGIYAPTLGIVGAVLGLIAVMKNLADPSKLGHGIAAAFTATIYGIASANLFFLPVASKLKSVIGRRSGERELAIEGLIAIAQGENPRNIEARLAGFLH